The segment ttcattcggaagctgagaaaaatttactctgaaaattggtcttaaacctcctacttcattagattcagtaactttttagaagcaaaaagctttgaaataagtattTCTCATggcgtttttatcgaatttctcccaAAAATGTGTGAAAAAACTGATTActgttattcaccaatttaaagttctagtaccgttctacaattcgttctttgacgtaaaacttctatctcttttagtttcgctgcaaatttcattttaaacgcatggttttgggtgttgaattagtatctgaaaactgtaaGAATTCATAcctcacgcatagcacactagatttccgcgtgcgatgaacacattctgacacgtatgaaaaataacaacaatgtttttcataaattgagggttCGCCGCCACTTTTGCTTGCATCATCCTGCATAACTCCTGCTATTAGCGAAGCCATAACAAAGGTGAATGTCCGCGAGTGGTcccggagaatacattttaatactgcaatcgttttcagaaacgtcccagagagacccgagaagtcagttacgaaaatattttccatATGCGTCTATCTAACCGTGTCCCTAGCACGTgttaagaagaatgcagtaaatacatttttataaacagaaccccgcctttgggcccaaaaacttcttccgaaattgggctcttcgAAGAAAAGTTAATAACTGTAGACGAAAAGTAGTTTCCCGTTAATTCTATTGAAATTTGTTCGTCAATGCAGTCTCTGTAACTGTACTGCAATGAAGCCCCCAATAGTACGTCCCGGTCCCGGAACTCAATGTTCTACGTGTTCTTCTCAGTGATTGTTGGTTCATCCGAGATGTTCTCGTTGTTGAGTCATTTGAAGAGTTTTTCGCAATTGTGGTCTGCTTCCGGCATCTGAGTCATGGAAGAGGTGTACTAAATGCAACACTGTGTCAGCACTACAGTGGGTACATGGAGTACAGGCAACGCTTTCTCCGTTCCAACTCGAAAATCGATCTACCCTCTATTATCGTTTTGAACATCATTCTCTAGTAGTCAATACCTTACCAATTTGTcgagagttttttttatttatttatttatttatttattccctAACATCATCGGACTACTTGGTCTACATGATAAATTTACTTTACATTAAATTACGCAAACGATACTTAAAAACTTTACAACTTATCGAAAAATCAAACAGATGATACACATTGTTAAAACAAACACACATTGCACGGATAGGTTCGTTTTGTCCATACATCGTCCGATGATAGGGCAGGCGTAGAAAATCTGTTGAACGCAGAAATCTTGATGTGGCAGTGATGCTTAATTTCGCCAAGATGTTCGGAGCATCAATTTCACCACAAAGCAACTTCGCAATAAACATTGCTCGCAAGTCTCTTCTCCTTTTCGCCAAAGTTTCCATGTCCAGAAGCTTGCAACGGTCTTCGTATGGGGGAAGTTCGAGTGGATTGACCCACGGTATAAATACCGTATAAATTTTCGTTGTATGGCCTCAATTCTGTTGGACCAGATTGCGGTGTAGGGGCTCCAAACTACTGCAGCTGTTTCCAGCATCATCGAGCGCACTAACGCATAATATAGTGCTCTCAGGCAATAAGGGTCTCGAAACTCTTTGGCAACTCGCATGATGAAGCCAAGATTACGATACGCTTTACTGATTGCGTGGCTATAGTGCACCTGAAACGTTAGCTTGGCATCCAAAAAAACTCTCAGATCCTTCACAAGATACTCCCGTTGAATTGGTTGATTGTTTATCAGGTAACGATGCTCAATTGGAGATTTCCGTCTGGTGAAACTTACTACTGAACACTTTGCGACACTAATGTTAAGCCTGTTGTTGACGCaccaactcgaaaaaatatttatgAGCCTTTGCAGGTCTTCGCAATCAGCAGCTGAATGGATAACCTTAAATAgcttaagatcatcagcatacacaATTTTACACCCTGAAGGAAGTGCTGAACAAACATCGTTAAAGTACAATGAGAAAAGGAGCGGTCcaaggttgcttccttgtgggacGCCAGATGTGCTTTGAAAACTCTGAGACTCAGTATGGCCAAGCTTTACAGAAAGATGACGGTCGCACAGGAAAGATTTGAGCCAGTGAACAAACGGCTCCGATGCACCTAAGCGCTGCACTTTAGCGAGAAGTATAGAATGGTCAACGCGATCAAAAGCTGCTTTGATGTCGGTATACACTGTGTCAATTTGAGCACCATGTTCCATGTACTGGAGACAGAAAGAGCAGAACTCGACAAGATTAGTGTTGATCGAACGGCCAGGGTAAAATCCATGCTGGTCTGTACTGATATAATGCGCGACACTACGCTGTAAATAATCACCGATCTCAAATACTTTTGAGCAGGCACAGAGCGACGTGATTCCCCTGTAATTTGAAACGTcgcttttgttttctttcttaaACACCGGAAAGATATACGATTTTTTCCAGCTGTCGGGAAATTTCTGCTGAACTAGTGATCGGTTGAAAATTTGTTGTAATGGTTTCGATAAAGCGGCAGCGCATTCCTTTAACACAGTAGAAGGTATCCCGTCAGGACCTGGCGATGCTGATGATTTTAGCTTCTTCATGGCTGACATCACCTCGTTCACAGTAAAACTGGTAGGGCTTATATCACAAATGTTTTCAGGAACGAACTTCAAGGATTTCGAAGTCAGCTGGCTTGAAACACCGTTGACGAAGACGCTTGAGAACTGCTCAGCAAAGAGATTGCATGTAGTTTCGGGTGAGCTAGACAAGGAATCTCCGAGAAACATGTGAACAGGCAAACCATTTtcattccgtttttcgtttacGAACGACCAAAACCGCTTCGGATTCTGTCTAAGTTCATTCTGCTTCCGTTGTACGTGACGAGAATAGAGATAGCGGTTATAACTTCTATACCGCTTGCTGGCATTCATAAATGCACGCTTGCTAGGACTATCACGAGCTTGGTTGTACTTTCTCAATGCAGCAGCCCGCTTACGTTTCAGCGCACGAAGACGAGGACTAGACCATGGCGGTTTCAACCGTACTTTTGGTTTAGGTACGTATTGACGAAAGAGTGACAAGAGTGTTTGGCTAAAAAAACGTACAGCTTCATTCACATCGCCATGCTCCAAACAGGACCAGTCAATTAGTTGCAATGACTGGGTCAGACCAGTAAAATTTGCTCTATTAAAATCGAATGCATTTTCAGCAGGTGCATTCGTGAATCTTACTACGGTAGGACATTGAAGATTGACTAGAACAGGAGGGTGAAATGGATCCACACTAACTAGGGCTTCAGGTGCTCGAAGGACTTCACATCGACTAATCGCATTATTATCAACAAAAATCAAATCCAAAGTACGGTTCAATGAGTTTGTCACAGAGTTCATTTGTTTCATATCTAGCATAGCCATTCCGTCGACGAGTGCTGAATTGGCGGGGGTGAATGTAGATTCCACAGGATCAATAAAGACATGCCCTGACTGACTGCGCTTCCACTTAAGCGCAGGTTGGTTGAAATCACCAAACAGAAGGTGAAAATCATGCGGATGTAACTTTTCGGACACAGCTAACGTAGAGTTGATCTGCTTTTCAATTTTGCTTACTGAAGTCGAGTCATACTGTTGTCCACATTAACCGAAGACGCTATAGAACTGAGACGGTTGGATACTGCTATCAGCACACCTCCTCCTCGTGTTTTTCCTGTCGTTGTTGAGTCGCGATCATTTCGGTAAACATTGAATTCATTACCGAACAGCTGCGATGAACGGAATTGATCATTCAGCTAAGTTTCGGTCAAAACCACTACATCGAGCTCCGCGTCCGATACGGAAAGGAACAGCTCGTCAACCTTCGATCGAAGTCCTCTGACGTTCTGGTAGCAGATGCTTATGCCATTGACGTTAGTAGTATTCTGAAACGTTGATGCGTTTGAGTGTGGTGCAGTATCGAATGCTTCGGCAGAACATATACTATTTAAATTACCTGACAGAACAGGGTTCTCTGTATCCAAATACTCTGTTGCTTCACGGTGAAAATTCGCTGGATCGTACACGTTGCAGTTTATCGTTGATGTCTATGCTGAATAGTCGATCCGTTGGCGTGCATGTTTTAGCCGCTTCAGATAAAGCGGGCAGTCGGTGCTCCAGGCAGAGTGACAAACATCCAGTTGAGCCTCGACAGAGGTGTTCCGTAGTTGATTTGATAATTCACAGTTAATACACTTTTCGAAATTAGACGTACAATCCTTGACATCGTGGGGCTCAGCACATTTTGGGCAGCAAATCGACTTCTTGCAGGTAGCAGCTTTGTGGCTGTATTCAGAGCAGTTAAAGCAGCGATTAACATCAATCGCTTCAACGGCCTTGCACTTGTCCCAGCCGATGAAAACATATTTCAGTTTCATCAGCAAGTCAAACGAACACGCGTCAACTTCAATAACGATTGACGAGGAATTTGCtgtgtcttttttgtttttgatggtACGAACAATTTTTAACATTGCAGATTCAGGTATATTATTCTGTCGCCTAAGTTTGTCTATGATCTCTGTCTCACTTAGACTGACCGAAACGCCTATAATTTTCACACGCGGCCTTAATCCCCTCTGCAGCTCGATATCGTACTCTTCAGATAGTTTTTCACTTGCTACGTGTTGCATTTTCTCGGCGTCTTCGTAGGAATCACATCTAATGGCAACTTCCCCATTTTCACGCAAGCGAACATCCCTCACAGCGAACAGAGTGGGATCCAACCTCGAACGAATGTCTTGTTTGGTCACATCAACAGTTTGGCGCACTTTAGGTTTGAATAATACTGTTTGTTCGATTCTTTTCAAGTTTTGGTCCTTTGTTCAAACAGTTTCACAGAACGGTAATTCCAAGACTCTGAGTCCCAATTATTTCATCGATGCCTAAGGATTCCCCATGCGGTGTACGTCGTTGTGCGACTCAGCTTTGTTTCCCTTCATCTAACCTCGTGAACCCGGTAAACGGCTAAAAATGCGTACCTTGCAcacctgtaggcataaaatagaccctacagtggtttaCAGCTCGTCTTAGACCGGCAAGATTTCGTCTTCGTCGTCGTTTCGGATTTTTGAagggaacagatttcactgcatagcCTTCCGACATCCTCGCAACGTGACAGGCGCCGTGGCCGTAGCCTCTCGACTTGcgccaggtatacgatgggTATCGATTTCCCAAGTATTTCCAAGAAGTGCATGCAGTTCGTGATATCCTGTTATTGTGTGTGGACTCATCAATTTTTAATCACTCATCATCCTGCGCTGCATTTCTTCTATGCTGTAACTGCTATTGAGTGCGCTTAATGCGTACTTGAGTATATTTTGGGTTCACCCTGCCTTCACACCCTACTCTACTACACCCACTCGTACCTCTAGCCAATGCTGTCCCCAGTTATAACCGTCCCCGGCAAGGGCTAACTTCCCCCGTCTAACCTGTACCCACTCATTATAAGAGTGGCCTTTTTGTACTGTCAGGCTCCAACGAACGGGGTAAGGTAggattcagcatgaaggaagtgtGATAAGGAGGCCTGAGAATTAACCCACATTTAAGCCAGTTGACTTCGAATGGTCTCGATCCTACTAAATATTCGGGCTCACGACCCTTCACTCGTCAATGTATATGAACTAACTAATCAACCACTTCGAGTTCTTCGCCGTTAATAGTCACTGCCCGTGGaaggctacttttgctgaaggaCTCGTTGTACTCTAgacatttctgaaggaaatTATTTCGTGGTTTCGAGTTTATTACTGTTAAGCAAGGCCGAGCTAAGATGTTGAGTCCTTCTAAAATCCAAGGGCAGTCAATCCAGGACAATCTGATCTGATATAAACATCTGATATGAAAACAGCTCTGATTACGCCCCGACCTGCTTGCAGGGGATCCAGGTTGATTAATCTGCAACGCTGTTTGTAGTTTGGCAGTCGAACCGGGTCGTTTCatggtatcagcatctttggctctagcagcacgttcctcatgGTTTCATGGTAAAATTCGATCCGCGAATGAAACTTCGCTGCACCGTCTCGATTCAGCTGACAACGTTTTGATagtaaaggctctacactgTAGAGTCTACAGTCCACACGGATGCGCAGTATGCGAAGTTAGGGCGACAATGCATAGACGAGTGATTCCAAGCAATAAATATCATTGAAGTTTTCAGCGATATGCCTTATGAATCCCAAGTTCCTGCAAGTCTTGTCGAGAACGAACGAAACATATTCGAGAGCTTTATCACTTCGCATTTGTTGGTGTTTCGTATCAAACGGTTGTTTTTGTACCATCCAGCGAATGTCAACAGCATCAGCAGCTTCTAGAGTGCATTGTCCGTTAAATCATTGACTTTTGGAACAGTTTCTAGTCGTCAGTGAACGCAAGGCAAGTAACTTTAGGCACTATGTTGACGTCgttaaaataaataagaaaaaccgagatggctaccttgtggaattccgGGGAAGCGAACTAATATTTACAGTGCGATTACCATACCGAAGAAcacataattatttttctattgAAAAACCCTATTTTTCGATAATACATACTCTctaaagtaacaatttgggttttattacacgctTATGgtggcttttatgaccaaaattggtcacgcagagtgcaataaaactaacattgtTACTTGGATGCTGTTCGACGTTTGAATGGACATGCATTCGATCCCTAGTAAAACCAAACTATTCGGTGTCAAATgaaagcatgaatttattttcttAGACATCTCCTCCGTATCCTTCCTTTATTGCTGCATTATCAACGATTGCGCTTTTTATCGGGGCAAGTTATGAGAGCGATACAGGTTCGGGGAATGTAATAAGGCCTCATTGTTAACACGActcaaataaaacaaatgttAACGTCGGTAAACTTTGTTAATTTCTCACTCACAGGGCCAAGCTATCGTTCAGCTCGCACGTACCGTTCCGAATGTGACCCTCTTCGGAGTGTGCTCGAAATCAAAGCATGAAGCGTTGGCTGCTACCGGACTCATCGATCATCTGATTGATCGGACTGATTATGTCAACGAAGTCAGAAAGTGAGTTGAATGCGGGCGGGCGTCGGCGGTGGTGATGCCGGCCGACCCGACTGTCGATTGAAAATAATCTAATGGCatgttttaatgtttttttcttctgtagGATCACCACCGAAGGTGTTGATATCGTTATGGATTGTCTGTGCGGTGAAGAATGCAACCGGGGCTATGGACTGCTCAAACCGATGGGCAAATACATTTTGTACGGATCATCCAATGTGGTCACTGGCGAGACCAAGAGCTTCTTTAGCGTTGCTCGTTCGGTACTTAGAATATACCTTTTTTGTAAACTATTTGTTTATgataaatttgaatatttttagtGGTGGCAAGTGGACAAAGTTTCTCCGATTAAGCTGTTCGACGAGAACAAGAGCTTGTCTGGATTCAACCTACGGCATCTGTTGTACCAGCAGGATGGTTCGGCATACGTGCGGTCCACCGTTGAGAAGATTTTTGCCCTCTGGAAGGACGGTAAGGTTAAGCCGGTAGTGGACAGCACCTGGGCGTTGGAGGATGTTGCAGAAGCCATGCAAAAGATGCACGACCGCAAGAACATCGGAAAACTGGTGCTGGATCCCGCCTTGGAACCGAAACCGAAACCGGCCACTCCGGCCAAGAGCAAGTCCAAAAAGCAGGCCAGCGAGGACAAGAGCAGCAAAAAGGATAAGGACGAGGACAAGAAGAACGCCGAAAATGGTGATGAGAAAAAGGAGGAAGCCGGAGAGGAAGCCAAAACGAATGGTGAATCTGGGGATGCTGTTGCAGCCGCCGGAGCTGAGGGTGCTGCTGTTAATGGTGACAGTGCGGAAAAATCGGACGCACCACCGGCTGCCACGAATGGAGACGCTACTGAAAGTGGTAAGTGAAAGTAAATTACAATCTGCTAAATTTCAACAGACCAAATTATGGGAATTTCAAACCATTctactttttaatttatttattttttttgcagagAAAAAGGAATCGAGTTGAACATCCTAagtgaaaataataacatcccCTATTGAATCGAGCCGCTTACAACAAAGAACAGTTTCATCATCACAACTCATCCCAATAATTTGAAAAGAAGAGAAGGATCCGTGACCATTCTCATACAGTTTCTGTGTACAAAAACTATTCAATTTTACCAATCGACGTGCAGAGTTGATCCTGAAAAAGAACCGGTCATCGCACACAGATGATTCTACTAACTTCCCGTTTATAACATATGGTAAAAAGATACAACGACGTTCCATCAGCTGTGTGTTTGTAAAATTACGTTAATCTTCAGtgtaaagaaaagcaaaaataaagtgTGTGAACCATATTAACAAGAAGAATGTTATGTACGTTTAAACAATCGGTTTCTTTCGGATAACTTTTCGCTAACTACTAAGTGATGTTTCGACGATCTCGTTAACTAATGCCCCCGTCACAAATTCAGTAACAGTTATATTACAACCTCTTAAAGTGGGATGTTATAATAGTAAGCATTAAGCACAAAATAACCACTaaataaatgaagaaaaacaggCCTCTAAAATGTTGAAGGTTTCAGGAATTTACAcacaagaaaacaaaatatacaCAACACTGCACAAAAGAAATCCTCGAATTGCAGCAGCACAACACTCTGTGTAGTGGTAGGAGCCATCAAGATTTCATCTCAATCCCATCACGAACATATCGTTGTTACACGCGCTCCCACGGCATCCCATAAAACAAACAACACACAACCAAttcaacaacaaacaaaaaaaagcatTACGTAACGGAATAAAAGTTAAAACGCGCGCGAAAAAGTTCACATCATTGTTTCAGTTGGATAGTATTTTTATCaaggaaatttattaatttatcacCCTGATTTaataagaagaaaacaaaacaaaaaaaaaacaatacgagCGAAAGAAGCaagcaaaaattttaattttttgaaccTATGTGTCATTTAATACTGTAATATTTAAATATATATGATTAAATCTATGTATAACAAAGGAACGaaataattgatttaaaaatatatattagaTTCTTTATTATGAGAAtggatttttttcgtttctttaaggtaatgtttatttttttacgTCGAGATATAACATTTAAACAAATACAGCAGAAGATCATTAATATACTGTTAGTAAACAATCAAAAGCGAGAGAAAGATAAATGTCATACATTCGATATCTTAAATGCACGCAGCATGCAATTTCACTCTTCAGTACACCTTTTTTTCGGTTGAATTGCTATCATCCTTTAAGCGTTAAGtgttaaaaagaagaaaaaatagaagAACTTTTGACGAGGAGATATGTTTGACTTCTTTTgtataaattttttaaaaatatttttattttataatacaTTTGACAAAGGATTGAAAAAATCGTGCTATCGTTTTGAGTTTGTtggtttctattatttttttcgtttccgaAAACACCCTCCCCTTTTGTTAAGATTAGTGAAACACAGTTATTGTCACAGTCATTTTCGagaatttgaaaattgaatatcaactctgtaaaaaaaagaacaaaagaaaagTCACCTCTAAGGTTTATTCACATCGATTCTAGTTTTTAACTAACCACGGGTCCTGCTGTGTCAGCAAAGAAAACAATCCTTTCACctacgagaaaaaaaaaaaacccatTGTGGAACACTAAAACACACCGATTCAGAGCCATGGATAGGAGGCAACCTAAAACCAAACAAAGAAATAAAGCTGTTGCTGTTGATTTGTTCattgtttcaaaaacaaaaaaataaaaaataagtgaAATGCAAAGAGTGTAACAAAAAGAAAATCAGCCAAGTTGAATTGAGTAGCTGGAATCTGACTCAGTTGTTAGGTTAAATATTATACGgcactaaacaaaaaaaaactaacctCAGAAATCACCATCTGAAAGACACACACTTTAACACGACGAGTCGTTGTAAATCATTTAAATAATATCTGTATTATCAATAGAAACTGATGAATCTTGTATTTAATTAGAAGCTGAactatatataaaaatatacaTGTGCTTTCGATGTTTTACACGATAATGGCGGCAACATTACACTAAATGCAAGAAGTAGGTATGTATAACAATCGGCAATCAGCAACTGTTTCCATAATAAATCTATACAGTATATAATTATTACAATAAAATCGAATAAACAATTACTTTCAAgggcattttttaaaattatcgtacaaGTATGGGCCCAATAGTACCAGAAtcttgtcaaattttgtttacgAGAATAGTTGATgaatttaaaacaatatttaaataatTCGAAGTGGTCTATTTTCCCTGAAAATTGCAAAGgaaattttccgtttttcttggaCATCGTTCCATAGCTCGAGAACCGAGCATCGTAGATCAAATAGATTGTCATacaaaaacaagcaaattttcTCAGAAATCCAAGAAAAATATCAGCTATACATAAATATCTCTACGAAAGTGGAAAATTATCaagaaaagtttgaaaaacaATGTTCTTCCGAACAGACATTTTTAAAGcagttttccattttgccaattTTTGGTAAAAATTTCACAGTAGCCTTCTATTCGGGactacgaaactaaaagagattcttaggcctgttcgcacttacacgataTCCCATACCGAATCGTCAAAACTTTCAAGATCTGGCAGAGATCTGGCAACGCTGATCACCAGTGCGGTTGTGTATTTGGTGTATTAGCGTGCGCTTTAGAGAAATTGGATTTTCACGTGACTTTTAggtgttttgttataaaaataagTGTTAAAATGTACAGCAGTAAACAGCGGTTTAATCCTACTGATTTTACGATTACAAAAAGGAGTTTCATTGAAGGAAGTATACctataagcatttttatttttcactccATTTCAATTCATTCCTTTCGAATGGCTGTCACCGAAACTGAAGCAGAAAAGGCTGACAATGTCTTACGAACATGTATTACAGGTTAACATCCAAAATCAAATAAACAGGTTAATTATCGAAATTATATATTTATAAGCTGACCATCAGTAATCAGTTCACATTACACAAAAATTCAAGAAGAGCTGAATTGCGTTTCCATTTCAAGTTGTATGGCAACTCTGAAAAAAGCACgtgcttttttttcaatttttctcttgtttttcgaGCTATGTATTGGGCGATCAAAGTAGCTCATATCGATACTTGCTGTTGAAAACTTTGATTACGACATTATTTCTTAAAATATTTGATAATTGACACATTTGATACATTTGATTTGGTACCTATATGCAATAATTTTCGTGAATGTTGGTCCGTTATTGCGATATTATGAAATAATTACGAAATACATATATGGTGGTGAATCTTGATCCAACGAATCATGCCGTTAGGACAAAACAAAATCCTAACTATCATGAAATTTTTATCACTAAGAGATTATAAATTGATGAACAAGAAAACATTTATTCTTCAGAATTATAAAATGGTTTATTGACTTTTTCAAGAGTGTTCCACTACTACGAATACTTTTTTCGAACTCTGATTTTACCTAAATTTTTGTGGATGTTTGTTAAGGCTTGTGCGAAAAAAAATTGCTCTGCAATGCTTATTTGACAGTTACAAATTCgaggaaatttgaaaatttcactTGAATTTTTCTAGGAAAATAGGAGAGCTTGAGTTTTTTAAAACTAATTATCGTTCTTAAGCCCAGCCACTATGCCCGTATGTAACATTTCACGCAATTCTGTGACTCTTCGCTAGTTTTAAAAGCTTGTAAGCTAGTTTTAAAAAATGCCCTTAATCCAAATGGTTTACGAAGTAAAACAGTTTCTGGCACCTACAGCTATTGGGTTCAACGGAAGACGATTAAATGGTAAAGACAAAAATGTTTCCCTCTCCTTTTGCCTGATATAAAAACGAAGGATATAACAGCAGCGTGCTTTGTCAAAGCGAGGTTcctgtaagaaaaaaaatgggaaTTTTCCAGAGGTTTAGATTGATCTGTAGCGTTGATCTGCCGATTACCACCAGAGAAAAATGtttgaataatatttttaattagatAAAAAAACTGCTAAAGCTTGCTAGTAATGCAATAAGGTCAAATATTAATTAACATTAACCACCATACTAACACTAGATGACAAAATTTTTTCGTTCCCAAATATGTAACAgcattttgcttatttttccTAGAAACCAAATCGATAAAAATTCTTGCTGGAAATGATCTTAAAATACCGAAGTCTCGTTCCGCTAATGAGCGATTTCTAGAAACTAAATCAatctgaagaaaaaaaagatgGCAAACCAAATAACGAACGCACGTGCGAATCAACAATCGAAAGGCAGAAAAAGAACATAGTTTAGGTTTAGGCAAGAAATTTTCCAAGAATTTTGAAGCTAAAAGACTATAAAAAGAGAGCATTTTTCTAtatacagaaaaagatgaaatggTGACAAACGCGCAATTGtgataaaattgaaatatttgaattttctttaCTTGTTGCTAGAACTCTGCACCCCGAAATAATAAACTTTGCACTGAAAACAACTTATGCAGTAGCTTCAAGAACCACCGACGATAAAATTTCTCAGATACTTTTTTGGAGGATCTTTACACCACCTTCCCCGCGTGAATCGATCTTAGAAGCTCTCTACCGATCAGATTGCACCGAATCACAAACGTCACTTTTAAAGAATGCGTCTTCCTGCGTACAAGAAAACATCAtatttataaagaaaaataaccaGAAAAGCTCACTTTCAGCGCTAGGCTTTTGTAGTGAATTGAATCAGTAGTTACGGGAAATCTATTAAGACCGAAAAGCACTGCCTAAAAATAATACGTTCGTAAGTTACTCCAAGagtaaacacaaaaaaaaaaatcatttataaatTACGACTGCCATCCAAGTAGCCATGAATGAAGGGATATCTTGTCACtaatttttggcataaaagaatggCGACAAATCAAAACTATCACAAATATGCACAACCGA is part of the Sabethes cyaneus chromosome 2, idSabCyanKW18_F2, whole genome shotgun sequence genome and harbors:
- the LOC128733516 gene encoding synaptic vesicle membrane protein VAT-1 homolog-like → MTETTEAPVVAEVKTPSPTSETAAAAAAAATTNGHAEEGVTAPQKPVEETNGTAEKTDDKAKTEKAEDVPPPKEMRAVTLTGFGGFKNVKILKKPEPSPQAGEVLIRVRACGLNFQDLMVRLGAIDSPPKTPTILGFECAGEIEAVGEEVEGFKVGDRVVALPEFRAWSELVAVPTKYVYQIPDEMTFQDAAAIVMNYLVAYILIFDLISLREGKSILLHSVGGGVGQAIVQLARTVPNVTLFGVCSKSKHEALAATGLIDHLIDRTDYVNEVRKITTEGVDIVMDCLCGEECNRGYGLLKPMGKYILYGSSNVVTGETKSFFSVARSWWQVDKVSPIKLFDENKSLSGFNLRHLLYQQDGSAYVRSTVEKIFALWKDGKVKPVVDSTWALEDVAEAMQKMHDRKNIGKLVLDPALEPKPKPATPAKSKSKKQASEDKSSKKDKDEDKKNAENGDEKKEEAGEEAKTNGESGDAVAAAGAEGAAVNGDSAEKSDAPPAATNGDATESEKKESS